In Brachypodium distachyon strain Bd21 chromosome 5, Brachypodium_distachyon_v3.0, whole genome shotgun sequence, the genomic window CCTGGCCCTCTTCCACCTtccccagcgccgcctcctccgcttccgcgcccgcctccCCTTCGCCGGGGCCGGCGGCATCCTCGCCTCCGACGGCGTCCGCATCGTCACCGTCGATGACGCCACCGGCGAGATCCTCGTCAACCACCTGCTCACCGGCCTGCAAGTCCGCCTCCCCAAGCCCCCGTTGCAGCCCGACCGCGTCATCCTCACTGGTGCATACATCTTTGCCCCCGCCACAGGCCGCACTGACATACAGTACTTCAATATTTATAAGTGGAATGCCCAGTGGAGCGTCTCGTCCTACGGCAGCGATCATCAGATTCGAGATTGGCGCATCGTCAATGGAACCCTCTATGCGCTCCTCCCCACTTGCGGACTTGTGATTGCTTCGCGTCAGCCGGACAACTCTATGGCACTGTGGCTGCTTGGAGGTGAATTCAACGAACATGTTCAGCAGGCTCTGCAGGAGAGCGTAGGTGGCATACTGCTGGGGGACTGCGGAGGTGAGCTGGTTCTTATTTGCAAGGTGGGGAACATCGATCCAGCTTACAAAGTTTTTCGGTGGGATGCCATGGAGGCGGTCTGGATGAGGACAATGAGCCTCGGAGGACGGACGCTGTTTATTGGCTACGATGATTTCGTCGCCTGCCTTGATCCAGGTGTCCCAGGGACTCGAGAGGACTGTATTTATGCATCATTGCC contains:
- the LOC100843025 gene encoding uncharacterized protein LOC100843025, producing MATNDDGGPDPSSAAAAAAETDGPYIPAELIPNIAKHLTSLHDFFALRAGCRAYRAALPPCRGLLALQPPHLLVPHSPSNNPLSLFQLLQPNCPSFSLALFHLPQRRLLRFRARLPFAGAGGILASDGVRIVTVDDATGEILVNHLLTGLQVRLPKPPLQPDRVILTGAYIFAPATGRTDIQYFNIYKWNAQWSVSSYGSDHQIRDWRIVNGTLYALLPTCGLVIASRQPDNSMALWLLGGEFNEHVQQALQESVGGILLGDCGGELVLICKVGNIDPAYKVFRWDAMEAVWMRTMSLGGRTLFIGYDDFVACLDPGVPGTREDCIYASLPWTGGWSEYSLIDGTFNCITAKYPGEPGVGSGRPQTWVLPSLFCN